The following proteins are co-located in the Candidatus Babeliales bacterium genome:
- a CDS encoding phage tail tape measure protein yields the protein MAVNPIKYSELVVDDGGIQKAIESIVKFEKIYIDAVDEIKKRASELKADAGKLSPSNEQDRKKIEELTQSMNKLKKQHDALIKTKKVAGTTSKKLNDLTFNERKQRIAQMEATKRQNKALRDLVKTEKVQAGSIQELIIKTNRLNKSRQNLDLRTKQGQKEYQRMTNKINANTDSLKKHDAAIGRSHRNVGNYKSALQSANNVISQFGIGLGIAGGVRLMGNVLNVVRDFDQAVADLGAISGKTAGELKVLNDQAKELGATTQFTASEATALQTELAKLGFSIPEIEQSTASILDFAAATGADLPSAAKVAGSALRAFQLPASEMQNVVSTLGVATTKTALDFGALETGLSTVAPVAKAFGFSVEDTTALLGQLANSGFDASSSATATRNILLKLADANGDLAKQLGRPIKSADDLSAGLQELQAKGINLSEALELTDKRSVAAFQTFIDGSDSLVDLRDSITGVNSELTDMAEKRLDTVNGKLQLLNSAWQGYIINLSESADASSFLKSVIEFLANNIDVLLGMIPRIIGYFVLWRIRTQAAAAANFIFNGGLSKMINGIPAMIRGLKSGTTAVKGFGSAMKRIPFVAIIAGLTEVVMWLYRSSDAADESTEAEKKRTAQLEEEKRLQEDMNRQLENATGRFVSLIEQLKQTNKQSEDRERLIKLINKEYGTTLQNIQDEAKFMDQLTLAVDNYIKSKKEEILLKQNETEIGKLLVEQIEIEKSLEGDREAAFNRGKMALKKQLDMRLKLGGSQEQYEHSLRQLGEVINMDHKYAEQVIARGRNETITTTSQIARLKEIKRLLAILAGENLNLLETEENLTEEMDGFGGSTDKTTNKAKKLKLEIKEINKLLREGRYSDPELLKTQEQINEEELKQETEKIERALIERQTAINDAEREGILSAEDAANQRLIAEIDSLNTRKHMYELYGVDVIDIENKLSEKKLQLSKTLIEKENQLKDEALARDKQRMEEMKQAIQEFTDFAAKQAFEQLNKTQEEKKEKQEEEIEGTKTQIEKQQELAEDGLSNSLAFEEAALAEQQARLQEIEKQQQRLKKLEVLYDLTSSYAQSGADNPLSKALADMAKIEGIAAVFGDGGVVEDKLPSNGIFKGDSHRAKSGGIPIKVEGQEGIFSVKEMMNFGKTNFYKLKDTLGRGPIGGDLFNSDQYAFVSQPQKEVVPDNSELIHEIKNLRKDVKSKESLTDVKIQQALENYVDIITTKVEGNKTTSKTKRVRI from the coding sequence ATGGCGGTAAATCCGATTAAATATAGTGAGTTAGTTGTCGATGACGGCGGTATTCAAAAAGCAATTGAATCAATTGTAAAATTCGAAAAGATTTACATTGACGCGGTAGATGAAATCAAAAAAAGAGCTTCGGAACTAAAAGCTGATGCAGGAAAATTAAGCCCATCTAACGAACAAGATCGTAAAAAGATTGAAGAGCTTACTCAGTCGATGAATAAGCTAAAAAAACAACACGACGCACTTATAAAGACTAAAAAAGTAGCTGGAACCACATCTAAAAAACTAAACGATTTAACTTTCAATGAGCGCAAACAAAGGATAGCTCAAATGGAAGCCACTAAGCGACAAAATAAAGCGCTTAGAGATTTAGTAAAGACTGAAAAAGTACAAGCTGGCTCAATTCAGGAGTTAATAATTAAAACTAATCGATTAAACAAATCTCGTCAAAACTTAGACCTTAGAACAAAACAAGGTCAAAAGGAGTACCAGCGGATGACTAACAAAATCAACGCTAATACTGATTCCCTTAAAAAACATGATGCCGCTATTGGTCGTAGCCATAGAAATGTTGGTAACTACAAAAGTGCTTTACAGTCGGCGAACAATGTAATATCTCAATTTGGTATTGGATTGGGTATAGCTGGAGGTGTTCGATTAATGGGTAACGTTTTAAATGTTGTTCGAGATTTCGATCAAGCTGTAGCAGATTTAGGAGCTATCTCTGGAAAAACAGCGGGTGAATTAAAAGTATTAAACGACCAAGCAAAAGAACTCGGTGCAACAACTCAATTTACAGCATCGGAAGCAACAGCGCTACAAACAGAATTAGCTAAACTTGGATTTAGTATTCCAGAGATTGAGCAATCAACAGCTTCAATACTTGATTTTGCGGCGGCAACGGGGGCCGACCTTCCAAGCGCAGCAAAAGTGGCTGGTTCTGCATTGAGAGCTTTCCAGCTTCCAGCTTCAGAAATGCAAAATGTTGTATCCACTTTAGGTGTTGCAACAACGAAAACGGCATTAGATTTCGGAGCTTTAGAAACGGGTCTTTCAACAGTTGCCCCAGTTGCAAAGGCGTTTGGATTTAGCGTCGAAGATACAACCGCATTACTAGGTCAACTTGCAAATAGTGGATTTGATGCGTCAAGTTCAGCAACGGCAACTAGAAATATACTTTTGAAGCTTGCTGATGCAAATGGTGATTTAGCTAAGCAACTAGGTAGGCCAATCAAAAGCGCTGACGACTTAAGCGCTGGACTTCAAGAGTTACAAGCAAAAGGAATTAATCTTAGTGAAGCGCTAGAGCTTACAGATAAGCGATCGGTTGCAGCATTTCAAACCTTTATTGATGGTTCGGATTCATTAGTTGATTTAAGGGATAGTATAACGGGCGTTAATTCTGAGCTAACCGACATGGCAGAGAAAAGGCTTGACACTGTTAATGGTAAGCTTCAATTATTAAATAGTGCATGGCAAGGTTATATTATAAATCTATCTGAAAGCGCAGACGCCTCTAGTTTTCTTAAAAGTGTTATTGAGTTTTTAGCCAACAATATAGACGTGCTTTTAGGTATGATTCCAAGGATTATAGGCTACTTTGTTTTATGGAGAATTAGAACGCAAGCCGCCGCCGCCGCTAATTTTATATTTAATGGTGGGTTAAGTAAAATGATTAACGGGATACCCGCTATGATTAGAGGGCTAAAGTCTGGAACAACAGCCGTAAAAGGTTTTGGTTCAGCTATGAAAAGAATACCTTTTGTCGCTATAATAGCTGGGTTGACAGAAGTTGTTATGTGGCTATATAGGTCTTCTGATGCCGCTGATGAATCCACGGAAGCGGAAAAGAAAAGAACCGCACAACTCGAGGAAGAAAAGCGGCTTCAAGAAGATATGAATAGGCAACTTGAAAACGCTACAGGTAGATTTGTTTCATTAATTGAGCAACTCAAACAAACAAATAAGCAAAGCGAAGACAGGGAAAGACTGATAAAGCTAATTAATAAAGAATATGGCACAACGCTTCAAAACATTCAAGATGAAGCTAAATTTATGGACCAATTAACTTTGGCGGTTGACAACTATATAAAATCTAAAAAAGAAGAAATTCTATTAAAACAAAATGAAACAGAGATAGGTAAACTATTAGTTGAGCAAATAGAGATTGAGAAAAGCTTAGAAGGTGATAGAGAAGCGGCTTTTAATCGTGGTAAAATGGCTTTAAAAAAGCAGTTAGATATGCGTTTAAAGCTTGGTGGAAGCCAAGAGCAATATGAACACAGCTTAAGACAGTTAGGTGAGGTTATAAATATGGATCACAAATACGCCGAACAAGTGATTGCAAGAGGTCGTAACGAGACAATCACAACGACTAGCCAGATAGCGAGGTTAAAAGAAATCAAAAGATTGTTAGCTATTTTAGCGGGCGAGAATTTAAACCTATTAGAAACAGAAGAGAATTTAACTGAAGAGATGGATGGTTTTGGTGGCTCTACTGATAAAACCACCAATAAGGCTAAAAAATTAAAGTTAGAAATTAAAGAGATAAATAAACTACTTCGAGAGGGGCGCTATTCAGATCCTGAGCTGTTAAAAACTCAAGAGCAAATAAATGAAGAGGAGTTAAAGCAAGAGACAGAAAAAATTGAGCGAGCTTTAATTGAAAGACAAACAGCTATAAATGATGCCGAAAGAGAAGGGATATTAAGCGCTGAAGATGCAGCTAATCAAAGATTAATAGCTGAAATAGACTCTTTGAATACTCGAAAACATATGTACGAGCTTTACGGGGTTGATGTAATTGATATTGAAAACAAGCTTTCAGAAAAGAAATTACAGTTATCAAAAACCCTTATCGAAAAAGAAAACCAATTAAAAGACGAAGCTCTCGCAAGAGACAAACAGCGAATGGAGGAAATGAAACAAGCCATTCAGGAGTTCACAGATTTTGCAGCTAAGCAAGCATTTGAACAACTAAATAAAACCCAAGAAGAGAAAAAAGAAAAGCAAGAAGAGGAAATAGAAGGAACAAAAACGCAAATCGAAAAACAACAAGAACTTGCTGAAGATGGATTAAGTAATTCGCTTGCATTTGAAGAGGCAGCACTTGCCGAACAACAAGCTAGGTTACAAGAAATCGAAAAACAACAACAACGACTTAAAAAACTTGAAGTGCTTTATGATTTAACGAGTTCTTACGCTCAAAGTGGCGCTGATAATCCACTTAGTAAAGCGCTTGCAGATATGGCAAAAATAGAAGGTATTGCAGCGGTGTTTGGTGATGGTGGTGTTGTTGAAGATAAACTACCTAGTAATGGTATATTTAAAGGCGATAGCCATAGGGCTAAATCTGGAGGCATACCGATAAAAGTGGAGGGTCAAGAAGGTATATTTTCAGTTAAAGAAATGATGAACTTTGGTAAAACGAATTTCTACAAATTAAAAGACACTTTAGGTCGTGGTCCAATCGGAGGTGATTTATTTAATTCCGATCAATACGCGTTTGTTTCACAGCCTCAAAAAGAAGTTGTACCGGATAACTCAGAATTGATACATGAGATTAAAAACCTTCGAAAAGACGTGAAAAGCAAGGAAAGTTTAACAGATGTTAAAATTCAGCAAGCACTTGAAAATTATGTCGACATTATCACTACTAAAGTGGAGGGTAATAAGACTACTAGTAAAACTAAAAGAGTGAGAATATAA